A window of Opitutus sp. ER46 contains these coding sequences:
- a CDS encoding TonB-dependent receptor, whose product MPPDFTPRRCAWLARAFLLTACLLLPVHALFAQAARRTFDVPAGDAASTLPKAAQQAGAEIVFPANVVVGVKTPALKGEYSVAAAFELLLAGSDLVAIIDPATGAVAIQRKESKPKKAVVPESRGASRAPQTPDSADASTVVLDQYVVSGTTLSLRRAIAEKRGEEVIADVISADEIGSIPDFGLGEALERLPGVSMIINNGRGESQFATLRGLNSDYNSIYIDGMHLPSTEASRRNVSLDIIPSSLAKGISYYKTYTPDTGGDAIGGVVNLRTRSAFDNSGFYLSARGNYGYYENRRNFKRFTPSGQFELTTSDIFGKRDQHGLVVSASIFRRDSSTILASTDTFTFWDATGAQYSTAIGNSTGATPVPSRRSWYSYDNVRARYGLFAKYEYRPISTATLHVTSGFFQHTNDEQRIFNTLIRNTGTAGKPAITGPTTGIVNSANAEVNRYDYFQDRRIMYGEIGFKAEPSPDREFSAAVNYGVGNYRQDADDDIFRASNSASLAYTFQTNFGAPVQFTPLNPAYYYNPANYRHYEHAWYDYESNEQVISLDSHYGYNATPDARGWGYKGGASYRFMDRTYDYRITRYRPTAKTLTLADALDARTIYPYSDPDTYLLNVDMDKARKMFAANPSLYPLYSGNLGDNLEADYDLTEGVASAYAMGSYRTDRFVGLAGVRWEQTRLETGSWATKSSDAGTYYVWEKQRSHYDSVLPSINLSYNVTNKLRLRAAASRSISRPAFGDLASRTVVNDQSSDGYITISKGNPDLKPRESDNFDLSAEWYFSKDSMISAAVCRKNVSNEIVSVTSKSAATVDGVDVITSTTTPRNLDDARIDGLELGFTDTKLDFLPRALRGFGIGANVTWLNIDTSTIEMDDGTRRKLPSLLESCKYTLNITLMYEYKRWSAQVSYKHTDPMLWAIDTSDAFEDRFYRANDVYDAQIRYRFNRRWSFTLQAKNLTNNRPTRVLGYNQEYNREELDNGRSWFIGATYSFR is encoded by the coding sequence ATGCCCCCTGACTTCACCCCACGTAGATGCGCCTGGTTGGCGCGAGCGTTCCTGTTGACGGCCTGCCTGCTGCTGCCGGTGCACGCCCTTTTCGCGCAGGCGGCGCGGCGAACCTTCGATGTGCCGGCCGGCGACGCCGCTTCGACGCTGCCCAAGGCCGCCCAGCAGGCCGGCGCCGAGATTGTCTTTCCGGCCAACGTCGTCGTGGGCGTGAAGACCCCGGCGCTCAAGGGGGAGTATTCGGTCGCGGCCGCCTTCGAGCTGCTGCTCGCGGGATCAGACCTCGTGGCCATCATCGACCCGGCCACCGGCGCCGTCGCCATCCAGCGGAAGGAATCGAAACCAAAAAAAGCGGTGGTGCCTGAGAGCCGCGGCGCCTCTCGGGCACCGCAGACTCCGGATTCCGCCGACGCCTCCACCGTCGTGCTGGACCAGTACGTGGTGAGCGGGACCACGCTGTCACTGCGCCGCGCCATCGCCGAGAAGCGCGGCGAAGAGGTGATCGCCGACGTGATTTCGGCGGACGAGATCGGCTCCATCCCGGACTTTGGCCTCGGTGAGGCCCTCGAGCGCCTGCCCGGCGTCTCCATGATCATCAACAACGGCCGGGGCGAGTCGCAGTTCGCCACGCTCCGCGGCCTCAACTCGGACTACAACTCGATCTACATCGATGGCATGCACCTGCCCTCAACCGAGGCCAGCCGCCGCAATGTCTCGCTCGACATCATCCCGTCGTCGCTCGCGAAAGGGATCAGCTACTACAAGACGTACACGCCCGACACCGGCGGTGACGCGATCGGCGGCGTGGTGAATCTCCGCACGCGCAGCGCGTTCGACAACTCCGGCTTCTACCTGTCGGCCCGCGGCAACTACGGCTACTACGAGAACCGCCGGAACTTCAAACGCTTCACCCCCTCCGGGCAGTTCGAGCTGACCACCAGCGACATCTTCGGCAAACGCGACCAGCACGGCCTGGTCGTCTCCGCCAGCATCTTCCGCCGCGACTCGTCGACCATCCTCGCCTCGACCGACACGTTCACGTTTTGGGACGCGACGGGCGCCCAGTATTCCACCGCGATCGGCAACTCGACCGGCGCCACGCCGGTGCCGAGTCGCCGCAGCTGGTACTCCTATGACAACGTGCGCGCCCGCTACGGCCTGTTCGCCAAGTACGAGTACCGCCCGATCAGCACGGCGACCCTGCATGTCACCAGCGGGTTCTTCCAGCACACCAATGACGAGCAGCGCATCTTCAATACCCTGATCCGCAACACCGGCACGGCCGGAAAACCGGCCATCACCGGCCCGACCACGGGCATCGTCAACAGCGCCAATGCCGAGGTGAACCGGTACGACTACTTTCAGGACCGGCGCATCATGTACGGGGAGATCGGCTTCAAGGCCGAGCCGTCGCCCGACCGCGAGTTCAGCGCGGCGGTCAACTACGGCGTGGGCAACTACCGCCAGGATGCCGACGACGACATCTTTCGCGCGTCCAACTCCGCCAGCCTTGCGTACACCTTCCAGACCAACTTCGGCGCGCCGGTGCAGTTCACGCCGCTGAATCCAGCGTACTACTACAACCCGGCCAACTACCGGCACTACGAGCACGCCTGGTACGACTATGAGTCGAACGAGCAGGTGATCTCCCTCGACTCGCACTACGGCTACAACGCCACCCCGGATGCCCGCGGCTGGGGCTACAAGGGCGGCGCGAGCTACCGGTTCATGGATCGCACGTACGATTACCGCATCACGCGCTACCGGCCCACCGCCAAGACGCTCACCCTGGCCGATGCCCTCGATGCGCGGACGATCTATCCGTACAGCGACCCCGACACGTATCTGCTCAATGTGGACATGGACAAGGCGCGGAAGATGTTCGCCGCGAACCCGTCCCTGTACCCGCTGTATTCGGGCAACCTCGGCGACAACCTCGAGGCCGACTACGACCTCACCGAGGGCGTTGCGAGCGCGTACGCGATGGGCTCCTACCGCACCGACCGGTTCGTCGGCCTCGCGGGTGTCCGCTGGGAGCAGACCCGGCTCGAGACCGGCTCCTGGGCCACCAAGAGCTCCGATGCCGGCACGTACTACGTCTGGGAAAAACAGCGCAGCCACTACGACAGCGTCCTGCCTTCGATCAACCTGAGCTACAACGTCACCAACAAGCTCCGGTTGCGGGCCGCCGCCAGCCGCTCCATCAGCCGCCCGGCCTTCGGCGACCTTGCCTCGCGCACCGTCGTCAACGACCAGAGCAGCGATGGCTACATCACCATCAGCAAGGGCAACCCCGATCTGAAGCCCCGCGAATCCGACAATTTCGATCTCTCGGCCGAGTGGTACTTCTCGAAGGATTCGATGATCTCCGCCGCGGTCTGCCGGAAGAACGTCAGCAACGAGATCGTTTCCGTGACCTCGAAGAGCGCGGCGACGGTCGACGGCGTAGATGTAATCACCAGCACGACGACGCCGCGCAACCTCGACGACGCCCGCATCGACGGCCTCGAACTCGGTTTCACCGATACCAAGCTGGATTTCCTGCCCCGGGCGCTCCGCGGCTTCGGCATTGGCGCCAACGTGACCTGGCTGAACATCGACACTTCGACGATCGAGATGGACGACGGCACGCGCCGGAAGCTGCCCAGCCTCCTCGAGTCGTGCAAATACACTCTGAACATCACCCTGATGTACGAGTACAAGCGCTGGAGCGCGCAGGTGAGCTACAAGCACACCGATCCGATGCTCTGGGCGATCGACACGAGTGATGCCTTCGAGGACCGCTTCTACCGCGCGAATGACGTCTACGACGCGCAGATCCGGTACCGCTTCAACCGCCGCTGGTCGTTCACGCTCCAGGCGAAAAACCTGACCAACAACCGGCCGACGCGCGTCCTCGGCTACAACCAGGAATACAACCGCGAGGAACTGGACAACGGTCGCTCCTGGTTCATCGGCGCCACGTACAGCTTCCGTTGA
- a CDS encoding glycerophosphodiester phosphodiesterase family protein, which produces MHRRHLLLLAGLALVGSLFAATPVPVAAVAPAGSRAEELRAVLYDARSPRVLVVSHRGDWRGFPENSVPAIRSAIKLGVDIIEIDIARTKDGEFVLMHDRTLDRTTTGKGKVADYTLAEIRALKLRNGCGIETPYGVPTLEEALLAVKDRVLLNIDKGFEWGNEILPLLEKTGTARQVVIKAYGTPAEKVLAAHPAVLDQAVFMPIITFGKKLDAAAVVAIAEGHLRLIKAPAMEIVFPEWNPAVAGLYAACKTNGVRIWANVLWSGMSGPRSDDQALDDPEANYGWLLKQGATIIQSDRPAYLIDYLRQKGLHP; this is translated from the coding sequence ATGCATCGTCGACACCTCCTCCTGCTGGCTGGGCTCGCGCTGGTTGGCTCCCTCTTCGCTGCGACGCCGGTTCCGGTGGCCGCCGTCGCCCCGGCCGGGTCCCGCGCCGAGGAGTTGCGTGCGGTCCTGTACGACGCCCGCTCCCCCCGCGTGCTGGTGGTGTCGCACCGTGGTGACTGGCGCGGTTTCCCCGAAAACTCCGTCCCGGCGATCCGCAGCGCGATCAAGCTGGGGGTCGACATCATCGAGATCGACATCGCGCGCACCAAGGACGGCGAGTTCGTCCTGATGCATGATCGCACGCTGGACCGTACGACAACCGGCAAGGGCAAGGTGGCGGATTACACGCTGGCCGAGATCCGCGCGCTGAAGTTGCGCAACGGCTGCGGCATCGAGACACCCTACGGCGTCCCCACGCTCGAGGAGGCGCTGCTCGCGGTGAAGGACCGCGTGCTGCTGAACATCGACAAGGGCTTCGAGTGGGGGAATGAGATCCTCCCGCTGCTGGAGAAGACCGGCACCGCCCGCCAGGTCGTGATCAAGGCGTACGGCACGCCGGCGGAAAAGGTCCTTGCGGCGCACCCCGCCGTCCTCGACCAGGCGGTGTTCATGCCGATCATCACCTTTGGCAAGAAGCTCGACGCCGCCGCGGTGGTCGCGATCGCCGAGGGGCACCTGCGGCTGATCAAGGCTCCCGCGATGGAGATTGTTTTTCCGGAATGGAACCCGGCGGTGGCCGGACTCTACGCGGCGTGCAAGACGAACGGCGTGCGGATCTGGGCCAACGTGCTCTGGTCGGGCATGTCCGGCCCGCGCAGCGACGACCAGGCGCTCGATGACCCCGAGGCTAATTACGGCTGGCTCCTGAAGCAGGGCGCCACGATCATCCAGTCTGACCGCCCGGCGTACCTGATCGATTACCTGCGGCAGAAGGGGCTTCACCCGTGA
- a CDS encoding immunoglobulin domain-containing protein: protein MLVALALALALPAARAAASWTFGTTGLANVNSARSVAFGNGRFVATLEGANGCPALAWSVDGVTWNAAGAGLATQGTVVFTAGSFYLASNNAMWRSQDGVAWERLYTDSVSVNHVATDGRSMLVSNSQSRPSLLFSPDLVTWRETTALPNASATTGAYVQDLVYFAGRYYALYLVQQPDHSLRSYTASTVDGTEWADVPALAKALYLASSGGRLIARMSGNGNPVTTTTDGVTFTTAPIPGGSNIGALGYAGGRFFDCTSLLTSIDGSAWGPLTTGTPGANIDLWDVAYGNGRYVVVGEVIASLAASAPPLFATLPQDQTVVVGTAVTFSVTIENPDVSTTFQWRRNGLAIPGATSPTLQLPAVSLADAGQISCEARNAIGASLSTPATLTVVPVTEGGRIVNLSVLTSLESEDFFTMGFAVNGSGDKPVLVRAAGPSLTLLGVGVVNADPRVELYAESTKTAENDNWGGSTALMQAFNRVSAFGFISGTSADAALVSSKPLANLNSVRVYGAKGTHGMVLAEVYDLTMADQITVNTPRLCNVSVLKSVAAGEVLTAGFSLGGRTAKTLLIRAAGPSLTQLNQTDVLPNPVLNLFRLGASTPMATNDDWDAALKTAFERVSAFGFIAGSKDAALLVTLPPGGYAVQATGGSGAGKLLVEIYEVP, encoded by the coding sequence ATGCTTGTCGCGTTGGCCCTGGCGCTGGCGCTGCCGGCGGCACGGGCCGCCGCGAGTTGGACGTTTGGCACGACAGGGCTCGCGAACGTGAACTCCGCGCGCTCCGTTGCTTTCGGCAATGGCCGGTTCGTCGCGACGTTGGAAGGCGCCAATGGATGTCCGGCGCTGGCGTGGAGTGTTGATGGCGTCACGTGGAACGCGGCGGGCGCCGGGCTGGCCACGCAGGGTACGGTCGTGTTTACGGCGGGATCGTTCTACCTGGCATCGAATAACGCCATGTGGCGGAGCCAGGACGGCGTGGCGTGGGAACGGCTGTACACCGATTCGGTGTCGGTGAATCACGTGGCCACCGACGGTCGTTCGATGCTGGTCAGCAACTCCCAAAGCCGCCCGTCGCTGCTGTTCTCGCCTGACCTGGTGACGTGGCGCGAGACGACTGCGCTGCCCAATGCCTCGGCGACGACGGGTGCCTACGTGCAGGATCTGGTCTATTTCGCGGGCCGGTACTACGCCCTCTACCTCGTTCAGCAGCCCGACCACAGCCTCCGCTCGTACACCGCGTCGACGGTCGACGGTACGGAGTGGGCCGATGTCCCCGCGCTGGCGAAGGCCCTGTACCTGGCGTCCAGTGGCGGTCGGTTGATCGCCCGGATGTCGGGGAATGGAAACCCGGTCACGACCACCACTGATGGCGTCACCTTCACCACCGCCCCGATTCCCGGCGGCTCCAATATCGGCGCACTTGGCTACGCGGGCGGGCGATTCTTCGATTGCACGAGCCTGCTGACGTCAATCGATGGCTCCGCCTGGGGGCCGCTCACGACGGGCACTCCGGGCGCCAACATCGACCTTTGGGACGTGGCGTACGGCAACGGCCGGTATGTGGTCGTCGGCGAGGTGATTGCCTCGCTGGCTGCCAGCGCGCCGCCGCTGTTCGCCACGCTGCCCCAGGATCAGACGGTGGTGGTCGGCACCGCGGTGACCTTCTCCGTCACGATCGAGAATCCCGATGTCTCGACCACCTTCCAGTGGCGGCGAAACGGCTTGGCGATCCCGGGGGCCACGAGCCCGACCCTGCAGCTTCCGGCCGTATCCCTCGCTGACGCGGGGCAGATTTCCTGCGAGGCACGCAACGCGATTGGCGCTTCGCTCAGCACGCCAGCGACCCTCACCGTGGTCCCGGTCACCGAGGGCGGACGGATCGTGAACTTGTCTGTGCTCACCAGCCTCGAGTCCGAGGACTTCTTCACCATGGGCTTCGCGGTCAATGGCAGCGGGGACAAGCCCGTGCTCGTGCGCGCGGCGGGTCCGTCCCTCACGCTTCTCGGCGTGGGGGTCGTGAACGCAGATCCGCGCGTGGAGCTTTACGCCGAATCGACCAAGACGGCGGAGAACGACAATTGGGGTGGGAGCACGGCGCTCATGCAGGCGTTCAATCGTGTCAGCGCGTTCGGTTTTATTAGCGGGACGTCGGCGGATGCCGCGCTCGTGAGTTCAAAGCCGCTGGCCAACTTGAACAGCGTCCGAGTTTACGGCGCCAAAGGGACCCATGGAATGGTCCTCGCCGAAGTGTACGACCTGACCATGGCCGACCAGATCACGGTCAACACGCCGCGGCTCTGCAATGTGTCCGTCCTGAAGTCCGTCGCGGCGGGCGAGGTCTTGACCGCCGGCTTCAGCCTGGGCGGGCGCACGGCGAAGACCCTGCTTATCCGCGCGGCTGGCCCGAGTCTGACGCAACTCAACCAGACCGACGTGCTGCCGAACCCCGTGTTGAACCTGTTTCGTCTCGGTGCGTCCACCCCGATGGCCACGAACGACGACTGGGACGCGGCGCTGAAAACCGCCTTCGAGCGCGTCAGCGCGTTCGGTTTCATCGCCGGATCCAAGGACGCCGCGCTCCTCGTGACGCTTCCTCCGGGTGGGTATGCCGTGCAGGCCACCGGCGGCTCCGGTGCCGGCAAGCTCCTCGTCGAGATCTACGAGGTACCGTGA
- a CDS encoding MFS transporter, with the protein MIRHPVHVTAPEDRVPTRQKIAYGLGAVVTIVAVNSVVQLTNLVYIVGLGVSAIWIGWAQAFPRLWDAIIDPFLGNMSDNARTRYGRRIPFLVVGGVLIGIAFALLWTVPRDWSKEWMFGYFVVTSLFFYTVVPIYAIPHGALGMEMTDDYHEKTTIFAYASFIGNVGALTLPWVYFLANRPVFHGDTVNGIKWVCLGMAVILTAAALACAFICKEGKLKQASTQPRIPILQGFKTTYRNRTFVRLVSAFVLLIVAFQLVMGFNNYITIFYIFGGNTDNASKIMAYNGTLWAIVGILGAFPMTWLSKRYGKRHTVMAALLIIVVGNLSKIVCYSPTYPFLTLIPTVCLSLGMVIAFSLVNAMIADICDEDELASGCRREGIYFAVYNWWWKVAVSIATVLSGYLQRLTGFVEGANAQSAATLFWLRAWEIGLPPALCLISVWLMVKYPLTEARAYEIKALLKARARSA; encoded by the coding sequence ATGATCCGCCATCCCGTCCACGTCACGGCGCCCGAGGACCGCGTGCCCACGCGCCAGAAGATTGCCTACGGCCTCGGTGCCGTGGTGACGATCGTGGCCGTCAACTCCGTCGTCCAGCTGACGAACCTCGTGTACATCGTCGGCCTCGGCGTAAGCGCGATCTGGATCGGTTGGGCCCAGGCCTTCCCGCGGCTGTGGGATGCGATCATCGATCCGTTCCTCGGGAACATGTCCGACAACGCGCGCACGCGCTACGGGCGCCGGATTCCGTTCCTCGTCGTGGGCGGCGTGCTGATCGGCATTGCGTTTGCGCTGCTGTGGACGGTGCCGCGGGACTGGAGCAAGGAGTGGATGTTCGGCTACTTCGTCGTGACGTCGCTCTTCTTCTACACGGTGGTCCCAATCTACGCCATTCCCCACGGGGCGCTGGGGATGGAGATGACCGACGATTACCACGAGAAGACCACGATCTTCGCGTACGCCAGTTTCATCGGGAACGTCGGCGCGCTCACGCTGCCGTGGGTGTACTTTCTGGCCAACCGGCCGGTCTTTCACGGCGACACCGTCAACGGCATCAAATGGGTCTGCCTGGGCATGGCGGTGATCCTGACCGCGGCGGCGCTGGCGTGCGCCTTCATCTGCAAGGAGGGCAAGCTGAAGCAGGCCAGCACCCAGCCCCGCATCCCGATCCTCCAGGGCTTCAAGACCACCTACCGCAACCGGACGTTCGTGCGCCTGGTCTCCGCCTTCGTGCTCCTCATCGTGGCCTTCCAGCTGGTGATGGGGTTCAATAACTACATCACGATTTTCTACATCTTCGGCGGCAACACCGACAACGCCTCGAAGATCATGGCCTACAATGGCACGCTCTGGGCGATCGTCGGCATCCTCGGCGCCTTCCCGATGACCTGGCTTTCGAAGCGGTACGGCAAGCGCCACACCGTCATGGCGGCGCTGCTCATCATCGTGGTCGGCAACCTGTCCAAGATTGTCTGCTACAGCCCCACGTATCCGTTCCTCACGCTCATCCCGACCGTCTGCCTTTCGCTGGGCATGGTCATCGCGTTCTCGCTGGTGAACGCGATGATTGCCGACATCTGTGACGAGGACGAACTCGCGAGCGGCTGCCGGCGCGAGGGCATCTATTTTGCCGTGTACAACTGGTGGTGGAAGGTGGCGGTGTCGATCGCCACCGTCCTCAGCGGTTACCTCCAGCGGCTGACGGGCTTCGTCGAGGGCGCGAACGCGCAGAGCGCGGCCACGCTCTTCTGGCTGCGGGCGTGGGAGATTGGCCTGCCGCCGGCGCTCTGCCTGATCAGCGTGTGGCTGATGGTGAAGTATCCGCTGACCGAGGCGCGCGCCTACGAGATCAAGGCGCTGTTGAAGGCCCGCGCACGGTCGGCCTGA
- a CDS encoding discoidin domain-containing protein: MILRRLLAAICLGALACASAASARVIDDFETLAGWQAFPSQGVSGAITSVPGRDGRALALDFDLRGAHGHVIARKAVSLDLPANYQFLFDLQADAPVNNFEVKLIDEHDNVWWLKRLDVTFPRTWTTQHLRKRHITFAWGPAPQSALRRVTAIEFVVSAGSGGVGRVCIDNLRFEPVAAAAAARAEPRVTTSTGRAATSPRVSARGAVLEDWSVAGGRDEAWLELDFGYERELGGLVLDWAPGAAASAYEVQLADARGEWQTVGRVRQGNGGRDYLFLHEQQGHRLRLRLPAGTAPSAVRLARLEVKGPEFGASENAFFQAVAAAEPRGSYPRYYVPEQAYWTVVGSPVDDVEGLLNEHGAIEVAQMGYTIEPFLYLDGRLITWADVTSQVSLEKGYLPIPSVEWRSGDVTLTITALAAGQAGADSRLIASYRVTANGKPAKGQLFLAVRPFQVNPPWQSLFHPAGWTRLEHIRRTYGVIRVNERALVPLESPDAFGATPFEAGEITEHLRHGAVPAATEAEDPLGFASAALAYEFNLPAGGTREVHVVSPFHADAPLPRAPVPAAEAAAYVQQAHAATRRTWEGLLDRFQVTLPPAAQPVIDTLKSNLAYIFINQDGPRIQPGSRNYQRSWIRDGSLTSTALLELGLTDEVRAFADWYAPYQFPDGKVPCVVDARGADPTDEHDSHGQLIYLFMQVYQFSHDAAWLRQQWPHVVKTVGYIRSLRAKRMTPEYRDGPPEKRVLYGLVPESISHEGYSAKPMHSYWDDFFILRGLKDAVSIAEVLGEHAAASDFARERDAFARDLYASIDLAMTLKQIDFIPGCAELGDFDATSTTIALAPGYELGRLPEPALHRTFDRYFERFVQRRDGTLPWVDFTPYENRVIGSYVYLGQKDRAKAALDFFMAQRRPAAWNHWAEVVFREPRTPRMIGDMPHTWCGSDFIRSVRAMFVYEREQDQALVLAAGVPDEWVLDPVGVTVKRLPTYYGPLDYALRSESSAEGVVVRMIVGGDLKAPPGGVVIPAPLAGEIAAVSGDARLRVEGATELVLTKLPAAFTVRFSRPR; encoded by the coding sequence ATGATCCTCCGCCGTCTCCTCGCCGCGATCTGCCTCGGGGCGCTCGCCTGTGCCTCCGCCGCCTCCGCCCGCGTCATCGACGACTTCGAAACGCTCGCCGGCTGGCAGGCCTTTCCGTCCCAGGGCGTCAGCGGCGCCATCACCAGTGTGCCCGGACGCGATGGCCGGGCGCTCGCGCTCGATTTCGACCTTCGCGGCGCGCACGGGCACGTCATTGCGCGCAAGGCGGTGTCGCTCGACCTGCCGGCAAACTACCAGTTTCTCTTCGACCTCCAGGCGGACGCGCCGGTGAACAACTTCGAGGTCAAGCTCATCGACGAGCACGACAACGTCTGGTGGCTCAAGCGGCTCGACGTGACGTTTCCGCGCACCTGGACGACCCAGCACCTGCGCAAGCGGCACATCACATTTGCGTGGGGCCCCGCACCGCAGTCCGCGCTGCGCCGGGTCACCGCGATCGAGTTCGTGGTCTCCGCCGGCAGCGGCGGGGTGGGGCGCGTCTGCATCGACAACCTGCGCTTCGAGCCGGTCGCCGCCGCCGCCGCGGCACGCGCAGAGCCGAGGGTGACCACGTCCACGGGACGCGCCGCAACGTCGCCCCGCGTTTCGGCCCGCGGCGCCGTGCTGGAGGATTGGTCGGTCGCAGGCGGTCGCGATGAGGCGTGGCTGGAGCTCGACTTCGGCTACGAGCGCGAACTTGGCGGGCTGGTGCTCGACTGGGCGCCCGGCGCGGCGGCCTCCGCGTACGAGGTGCAACTTGCGGACGCCCGGGGCGAGTGGCAGACCGTCGGCCGGGTTCGTCAGGGTAACGGCGGCCGCGACTACCTCTTCCTGCACGAGCAACAGGGCCACCGCCTCCGGCTCCGGTTGCCTGCCGGGACGGCCCCCTCGGCTGTGCGGCTGGCGCGACTCGAGGTCAAGGGGCCCGAGTTCGGCGCCAGCGAGAATGCGTTCTTCCAGGCCGTCGCGGCCGCGGAGCCGCGCGGCTCCTATCCCCGGTATTACGTGCCCGAGCAGGCCTACTGGACCGTGGTCGGCAGCCCGGTGGATGACGTCGAAGGTTTGCTCAACGAGCACGGTGCCATCGAGGTCGCGCAGATGGGCTACACCATCGAACCGTTCCTTTACCTCGATGGCCGCCTCATCACGTGGGCGGACGTCACGTCGCAGGTTTCATTGGAGAAGGGCTACCTGCCGATCCCGAGCGTCGAATGGCGCAGCGGCGACGTCACCCTGACGATCACCGCGCTCGCCGCCGGACAGGCCGGGGCCGACAGCCGGTTGATCGCGAGCTACCGCGTCACCGCCAACGGCAAGCCGGCGAAGGGCCAGCTCTTCCTGGCGGTGCGTCCCTTCCAGGTGAATCCGCCCTGGCAGAGCCTGTTCCACCCCGCGGGATGGACGCGCCTCGAGCATATCCGCCGGACGTACGGGGTCATCCGGGTGAACGAACGCGCGCTCGTGCCGCTGGAGTCCCCGGATGCCTTTGGCGCCACGCCGTTCGAGGCCGGGGAGATCACCGAGCACTTGCGGCACGGCGCGGTGCCGGCGGCGACCGAGGCCGAGGACCCGTTGGGCTTCGCTTCGGCCGCGCTCGCCTACGAGTTCAACCTGCCCGCGGGCGGCACGCGCGAGGTGCATGTTGTATCGCCCTTCCATGCCGACGCGCCGCTGCCCCGCGCACCGGTCCCTGCGGCCGAGGCGGCGGCGTATGTCCAGCAGGCGCACGCGGCGACGCGTCGCACGTGGGAGGGTTTGCTCGACCGGTTTCAGGTGACGTTGCCGCCGGCGGCGCAGCCCGTCATCGACACGCTGAAGTCGAACCTGGCGTACATTTTCATCAATCAGGATGGCCCGCGCATTCAGCCCGGGTCCCGGAACTACCAGCGCTCTTGGATCCGCGACGGCTCGCTGACCTCCACCGCGTTGCTGGAACTTGGCCTCACCGACGAGGTACGGGCGTTCGCCGACTGGTATGCGCCGTACCAGTTTCCCGATGGCAAGGTGCCCTGCGTCGTCGACGCCCGCGGGGCGGATCCGACCGACGAGCACGACAGCCATGGGCAGCTGATCTATCTGTTCATGCAGGTGTATCAATTCTCCCACGACGCCGCCTGGCTGCGGCAGCAGTGGCCGCATGTGGTGAAGACGGTCGGGTACATTCGCAGCCTGCGCGCCAAGCGGATGACGCCGGAATATCGCGATGGCCCGCCGGAGAAGCGCGTGCTCTACGGTCTCGTGCCGGAATCGATCAGCCACGAGGGCTACAGCGCCAAGCCCATGCATTCCTACTGGGACGACTTCTTCATCCTGCGCGGGCTCAAGGACGCGGTCAGCATCGCCGAGGTCCTGGGCGAGCACGCGGCCGCATCGGACTTTGCGCGTGAGCGCGACGCCTTCGCGCGGGACCTGTATGCGTCGATCGACCTCGCGATGACGCTGAAGCAAATCGACTTCATTCCCGGCTGCGCGGAACTCGGCGACTTCGACGCGACGTCCACGACGATCGCGCTTGCCCCGGGTTACGAACTGGGCCGGCTGCCCGAGCCCGCGCTGCACCGCACGTTCGATCGCTACTTCGAGCGTTTCGTGCAGCGCCGCGACGGCACGCTGCCCTGGGTCGACTTCACCCCCTATGAGAACCGCGTGATCGGCTCGTATGTGTACCTCGGGCAAAAGGACCGCGCGAAGGCCGCCCTCGACTTCTTCATGGCCCAACGCCGGCCCGCCGCCTGGAACCACTGGGCCGAGGTCGTCTTTCGCGAGCCGCGGACGCCCCGCATGATCGGTGACATGCCGCACACCTGGTGCGGGTCGGACTTCATCCGTTCAGTCCGGGCGATGTTCGTGTATGAGCGAGAGCAGGACCAGGCACTGGTGCTGGCGGCCGGCGTGCCTGACGAATGGGTGCTCGATCCGGTGGGCGTGACGGTGAAGCGCCTGCCGACCTACTACGGCCCGCTCGACTACGCCCTGCGCAGCGAGTCGAGCGCCGAAGGTGTCGTCGTGAGGATGATCGTGGGCGGAGACCTCAAGGCCCCGCCTGGCGGCGTGGTCATTCCCGCGCCGCTGGCCGGTGAAATCGCCGCGGTATCCGGCGACGCCCGGCTCCGCGTCGAGGGCGCCACCGAATTGGTCCTGACCAAGCTCCCCGCCGCCTTCACCGTCCGCTTCTCCCGGCCGCGCTAG